From a region of the Triticum aestivum cultivar Chinese Spring chromosome 7D, IWGSC CS RefSeq v2.1, whole genome shotgun sequence genome:
- the LOC123164231 gene encoding NADH-ubiquinone oxidoreductase chain 4, giving the protein MLLAILLILLQTGTTDLQILLTTEFSERRQILLWIAFFASFAVKVPMVPVHIWLPEAHVEAPTAGSVILAGILLKLGTYGFLRFSIPMFPEATLCFTPFIYTLSAIAIIYTSLTTLRQIDLKKIIAYSSVAHMNLVTIGMFSPNIQGIGGSILLMLSHGLVSSALFLCVGVLYDRHKTRLVRYYGGLVSTMPNFSTIFFFFTLANMSLPGTSSFIGEFLILVGAFQRNSLVATLAALGMILGAAYSLWLYNRVVSGNLKPDFLYKFSDLNGREVSIFLPFLVGGATVR; this is encoded by the exons ATGCTATTAGCTATTCTGTTGATTCTTCTCCAAACAGGAACCACCGATTTACAAATTTTATTAACCACTGAATTTAGTGAGCGGCGCCAAATCCTTCTATGGATAGCTTTTTTCGCCTCTTTTGCCGTCAAAGTGCCTATGGTACCAGTTCATATTTGGTTACCCGAAGCCCATGTAGAGGCACCTACGGCTGGATCCGTCATCTTGGCTGGAATTCTTTTAAAATTGGGAACCTACGGGTTTTTAAGATTTTCCATACCCATGTTTCCCGAGGCGACACTTTGTTTCACTCCTTTCATTTATACTCTAAGCGCGATTGCTATAATATATACTTCCTTGACCACTTTAAGACAGATCGATCTTAAGAAGATCATTGCCTACTCCTCAGTAGCCCATATGAATTTGGTGACTATTGGTATGTTTAGTC CGAACATACAGGGAATTGGAGGTAGCATTTTACTTATGTTAAGTCATGGACTGGTTTCTTCAGCCCTTTTTCTATGTGTTGGTGTTCTATATGACCGACATAAGACTCGACTTGTTAGATATTATGGAGGTTTAGTGAGCACCATGCCGAATTTCTCTACCATTTTCTTCTTTTTCACTTTAGCCAATATGAGTTTACCCGGCACTAGCAGCTTTATCGGGGAATTTCTAATCTTAGTAGGAGCTTTCCAAAGAAATAGCTTAGTAGCCACATTAGCTGCGCTTGGGATGATTTTAGGCGCGGCGTATTCCCTGTGGCTATATAATCGTGTGGTTTCTGGAAATTTAAAACCCGATTTCCTCTATAAATTCTCCGATCTAAATGGCAGAGAAGTTTCCATATTTCTACCTTTTCTTGTTGGAGGGGCGACCGTCCGTTGA